The genomic region AGTGCCAATACTTCGAGCAAAGTCTCGACAGCCAGTGGCATGCATTCTTTCATTCTTCAAGTGCGCCATGAGCTTATGTGTTTTTCCACCGACGCAGCGATTTATTCGCGACAACGCAGCGATCTTTAGACCTCCGAAGCAGACGTTCAGTCTACCAACCAATCGAGCGTCCATTTGGATGGGCTGGCGTTCACAGCCGCCTGAATCTGGCGTTAAGGTTTGCCATCGGAAAGAAATAGCGTATCCAACGGCCGGCTTGGTCGCGGGCAAACTTCGGCTTGAAGCCATGAGCAAGCGGAAGGCGCAGCGTCGCAAAAAGTAGACCGGTTGAGGTGCTGAAAACTCCATAATTCATCGCCGAAGTGCAGGTGCGCGGCTCGATCGCTGGGCGCAGCAAGAAGGTAAGCATGAGCCTTTGGCATCAAACGCTCGACCAGGTCACATTTGAGGACATCGAGGCCTTTTGTAAGCTAGGCCTGCCAGAAGGGCCGCGGCTCGACTACAAGTCAGCAATGCCCGCCGAGTTACAAAAGCTCGTCGCATCATTCGCGAATACGCTGGGCGGATTGATCCTGCTCGGCGTCGGCACTGACTCGCATAATCATCCTATCTGGCCAGCTGCAGGGATGCCGGCGGACCGTGGCATTAGCGAGCGTATCGTGCAGATCTGTCGCGACGCGATTTATCCGCCGGTGCTGCCAGAAATCAGCCCGATCATTCCAAACAATGGACAACACGGAACCGTGTTGGCGGTCGTTCGGGTTCGCGAGAGCCCAGACGCGCCGCACGCGATCGCCAACAGCACGCGGGTCTACATCCGAACGGGCGACGTGAACCATAAGTTCGAACTGGCGGACTTGCCGCGGCTCGGGCACCTGCTCGGCCGACGGAAGCGCCTCGAAAGTGACCGCGACGCTTTGGTCGAACGAGCCTTGATACGAGCTCGCCGGTTTGTGCAAAACGATGGACTCCGGCCGGCCGTCTGGGCTTCGGTCATCCCCATTTTCCCATGGCGTGAATTGTGCACGGAGCCGCAATGTGCCGCGATCCACTTCGTGGCGGGGTACGACGAAACTGTCGCGGCACCAGGTGGCTGCATTAGCCTGCGGAGTGCTCGTGGCCCCCAGGCGCCGCTTGGTTTCAGCTGCGCGGATTCGAAAGGTATGATCTTCGCGTATCAATCCCTTTTTGAAGATGAGCCGAGCCTTTATGACTGCACGCACCTCGCGCACAGAACGTACGAGGCGGCGCGGCGGTTCTTTAGCGATGCACGCGTGGAAAAACCAGGATGGCTTCGTTGTAGCATCGGTCTCGAAAACGTGGCTCGGTTACGGTTGGCG from Pirellulales bacterium harbors:
- a CDS encoding ATP-binding protein; translation: MSLWHQTLDQVTFEDIEAFCKLGLPEGPRLDYKSAMPAELQKLVASFANTLGGLILLGVGTDSHNHPIWPAAGMPADRGISERIVQICRDAIYPPVLPEISPIIPNNGQHGTVLAVVRVRESPDAPHAIANSTRVYIRTGDVNHKFELADLPRLGHLLGRRKRLESDRDALVERALIRARRFVQNDGLRPAVWASVIPIFPWRELCTEPQCAAIHFVAGYDETVAAPGGCISLRSARGPQAPLGFSCADSKGMIFAYQSLFEDEPSLYDCTHLAHRTYEAARRFFSDARVEKPGWLRCSIGLENVARLRLALHKGGGRRFGCEFPDAEFFAFHDCPYEQLADEQFFENKTHSIELPLFRTLAHGLGLPLPPSA